A single Desulfovibrio gilichinskyi DNA region contains:
- the rfbD gene encoding dTDP-4-dehydrorhamnose reductase — MIELKGKKAVILGGSTGLLGQSLTEELRKNDVTAIPLSRNDFDPLNEQSTTAFFEREEPDFIFNTIAYTMVDQAEDEKNKAHLLNTTLPVILGRLAKKHQAKLIHFSTDFVFDGKKDSPYTETDKTNPKSVYGATKLDGEEKLLDIEYENILIIRTAWLFGPYKTNFVQKILKFAREKDFLSIVHDQTGSPTYTPDLSEYTIALLKAEANGIFNVVNSGKASWCELATEAINCAGINCLITPVPTSSYPSKAERPSYSVLDTSKFTEVTGITPRSWVQALRDYLYKDLQNDF; from the coding sequence ATGATTGAATTAAAAGGTAAAAAAGCTGTCATTTTAGGCGGAAGCACCGGGCTTTTAGGGCAAAGTCTTACTGAAGAATTACGCAAAAATGATGTTACAGCAATCCCGCTTTCGAGAAATGATTTTGACCCGCTAAATGAGCAGTCAACAACAGCTTTTTTTGAACGGGAAGAACCTGATTTTATATTCAACACAATTGCCTATACTATGGTTGATCAGGCTGAAGACGAAAAAAACAAAGCGCATCTTCTTAATACGACTCTTCCGGTAATTCTAGGTAGACTAGCTAAAAAACACCAAGCCAAACTTATTCATTTCAGCACAGATTTTGTTTTTGATGGCAAAAAAGATTCTCCATATACCGAAACAGACAAAACAAACCCGAAATCCGTATATGGTGCGACAAAACTTGACGGTGAAGAAAAGCTCTTAGATATTGAGTATGAAAATATACTGATAATTAGAACTGCATGGCTTTTCGGACCGTATAAAACAAACTTTGTACAGAAAATTCTGAAATTCGCCCGTGAAAAAGACTTTTTGAGCATTGTCCATGATCAAACAGGTTCACCGACCTACACGCCGGATCTTTCAGAATACACAATCGCTCTATTAAAAGCTGAAGCCAACGGAATTTTTAACGTTGTAAATTCAGGAAAAGCCAGTTGGTGTGAGCTTGCCACAGAAGCCATCAATTGTGCTGGTATCAACTGCCTGATTACTCCTGTGCCGACAAGCTCCTACCCATCAAAAGCTGAAAGACCGTCCTACTCAGTTCTGGACACATCAAAATTCACAGAAGTGACAGGAATAACCCCGCGTTCATGGGTCCAGGCGCTTCGCGACTATCTATATAAAGACCTCCAAAACGATTTTTAA
- a CDS encoding 4Fe-4S binding protein translates to MLKVSPASLRNAIQFMMTAFCIFVGYRFYLFYQFMNGSSSIAVSKPGAVEGFLPISALLSFKQLITSGIYDEVHPAGLTIFIAVLVMSLLLRKGFCGYLCPVGFISNLLNKLGKKTKKIITVRGKLEFILLIPKYIALAFFVIAIFFKMGPREISSFIHSSYNFTAEARMFNFFANLGLTPAIIIITIGILCIFIPYFWCRFLCPYGALLGILSKVSPIAVKRDPNLCINCGKCTKACPGGIEVETKTIVNSAECIGCTQCIGNCPVSDCLTLTDRLSRKRRPWATIAIGCVFILMLYYVTAIMTNHWNSPMPYEMLRGYYMNM, encoded by the coding sequence ATGCTTAAAGTGTCACCAGCTTCGTTACGTAACGCTATCCAGTTTATGATGACTGCATTCTGCATCTTCGTTGGATACCGTTTTTACCTTTTCTACCAATTTATGAACGGCAGTTCCTCCATTGCTGTCAGTAAACCCGGCGCAGTTGAAGGTTTTTTGCCTATCAGTGCCTTGCTTTCATTCAAACAACTCATAACAAGTGGTATATATGACGAAGTTCATCCGGCAGGTCTTACAATCTTCATTGCCGTACTCGTTATGTCACTGCTTCTTCGCAAAGGCTTTTGCGGATACCTTTGTCCGGTCGGATTCATAAGCAATCTACTTAACAAGTTAGGAAAAAAGACAAAAAAAATAATCACTGTCAGGGGTAAACTCGAATTTATTCTGTTAATTCCTAAATATATCGCCCTTGCTTTTTTTGTTATTGCGATTTTCTTTAAAATGGGTCCGCGAGAAATATCTTCGTTCATCCATTCTTCGTATAATTTTACAGCCGAAGCACGGATGTTTAATTTTTTCGCCAATCTTGGATTAACTCCAGCGATCATCATAATAACAATCGGCATACTTTGTATTTTTATACCATATTTCTGGTGCCGTTTTTTATGCCCTTACGGTGCGCTACTTGGCATACTTTCTAAAGTTTCACCTATAGCCGTTAAACGTGACCCCAATTTATGTATAAACTGCGGAAAATGCACCAAAGCATGCCCAGGTGGAATTGAAGTTGAAACTAAAACAATTGTTAACTCTGCTGAATGCATAGGATGCACTCAATGCATCGGAAATTGCCCTGTAAGCGACTGTTTAACCCTTACCGACCGTCTGAGCCGCAAACGGCGTCCATGGGCTACAATAGCTATCGGATGCGTATTCATCCTTATGCTTTACTATGTGACAGCTATTATGACCAATCACTGGAATTCTCCGATGCCATATGAAATGCTTCGCGGGTACTACATGAATATGTAA
- the rfbB gene encoding dTDP-glucose 4,6-dehydratase produces the protein MRLLVTGGCGFIGTNFLYLMQERHPDWKIINLDKLTYAGNRKNLLAIENNADADYHFVHGDICDKQFVANLIEEYKIEAVINFAAESHVDRSINDPAPFLTTNIQGAQNLMECARQAGIEKFVHVSTDEVYGTLSKTDPAFTELTPLAPNSPYSASKAGADLMARAYFETYNFPISITRCSNNYGPYQFPEKLIPLMFTKATAGDQLPIYGDGTNIRDWIYVDDHCTGVELTLLKGQPGRAYNFGGAAEKTNLELVRELLTILGKDESLITFVKDRPGHDQRYAMDFTMAENELGFSPSVTFTEGIRKTIKWYQDNTLWLEEVRNGSYRDFMAEWYGDRK, from the coding sequence ATGAGACTTCTTGTTACTGGCGGATGCGGTTTTATCGGGACCAATTTTTTATATCTGATGCAGGAACGCCACCCGGACTGGAAAATTATCAATCTGGACAAGCTGACATATGCCGGAAACAGAAAGAATCTGCTCGCGATTGAAAACAATGCCGACGCCGATTATCACTTCGTCCATGGCGACATATGTGATAAGCAGTTTGTCGCAAATCTCATTGAAGAATATAAAATTGAAGCAGTAATAAACTTTGCGGCTGAATCACATGTGGATAGATCAATAAACGACCCTGCTCCGTTTTTAACAACTAATATTCAAGGTGCGCAGAATCTTATGGAATGCGCCCGGCAGGCCGGAATAGAAAAATTTGTCCATGTCTCAACTGATGAAGTGTACGGAACTCTCAGTAAGACCGATCCTGCTTTCACAGAGCTGACCCCGCTTGCTCCTAATAGTCCCTACTCAGCATCGAAAGCCGGTGCCGACCTTATGGCCCGCGCTTACTTTGAAACATATAATTTCCCCATATCCATAACACGATGTTCAAATAATTACGGACCGTATCAATTCCCTGAAAAATTAATTCCGCTGATGTTTACAAAAGCTACGGCAGGTGATCAGCTCCCTATCTACGGAGATGGAACCAATATTCGCGACTGGATTTATGTGGATGATCACTGTACAGGAGTTGAATTAACGCTGCTTAAAGGCCAACCGGGACGAGCATATAATTTCGGAGGAGCTGCTGAAAAAACAAACCTTGAACTGGTGCGCGAACTTCTAACCATACTTGGAAAAGATGAATCGCTGATTACATTTGTTAAGGACAGACCAGGACATGACCAACGGTATGCCATGGATTTCACGATGGCTGAAAATGAACTTGGATTCAGTCCAAGTGTTACTTTTACTGAAGGAATTCGTAAAACAATCAAGTGGTATCAAGATAATACTTTATGGCTGGAAGAAGTCAGAAACGGATCTTACCGTGACTTTATGGCCGAGTGGTATGGAGATCGAAAATGA
- a CDS encoding nucleoside recognition domain-containing protein, producing the protein MYKISPIFTELYDIFKNARNISFSLFKIMIPIVIAVKILQEMNLISYLATPLSPIMKLVGLPSEMGLVWATALINNIYSGLIVFLSLAKDSPLSAAQATTLGAMILVAHAMPVELRVVQSSGPRLIFQAIIRFAGALTLGMILNFIYSHFNLLQGPARILLTPESSAVHETLLMWALGEIKNLISIFCIITTLLTIMKILSKLRILALADFLLRPLLKLMGIGPKASALTVVGLTMGLSYGGGLIIHETKSGNINKKDVFYSLTLMGLCHSLIEDTFLLLTIGGHVSGVFWGRLIFSIVVVAILVQITKVLPEKFCDKYLWSVPKSFSTQKE; encoded by the coding sequence ATGTATAAAATTTCTCCTATCTTTACTGAACTTTATGATATTTTTAAAAATGCTCGAAACATTTCATTCAGCCTTTTTAAAATTATGATTCCGATTGTTATTGCTGTAAAAATTCTTCAAGAAATGAATCTTATCAGCTATCTTGCCACGCCGCTTTCTCCTATAATGAAGCTGGTCGGTCTTCCAAGTGAAATGGGGCTGGTATGGGCTACAGCTTTGATCAATAATATATACAGTGGTCTCATCGTTTTTCTCAGTCTTGCAAAAGATTCTCCACTTTCTGCAGCGCAGGCGACCACACTTGGCGCAATGATTCTCGTAGCACACGCTATGCCTGTTGAACTTCGAGTTGTGCAAAGTTCGGGTCCGAGATTGATTTTCCAAGCAATTATAAGGTTTGCCGGAGCGTTAACGCTCGGCATGATTCTTAATTTTATTTACAGCCACTTCAATTTATTACAAGGCCCGGCTAGAATTCTTTTAACTCCTGAATCTTCTGCTGTACATGAAACGTTACTTATGTGGGCTTTAGGAGAAATTAAAAATTTAATTTCAATTTTCTGCATTATTACTACGTTACTGACGATAATGAAGATTCTCTCCAAACTCAGAATATTAGCCTTAGCAGACTTTTTGCTTCGTCCGCTATTAAAGCTTATGGGTATAGGACCAAAAGCTTCTGCGCTTACTGTTGTAGGTCTTACTATGGGACTCTCGTACGGTGGCGGGTTAATTATCCATGAAACTAAATCCGGTAATATTAATAAAAAAGACGTTTTTTATTCACTGACTCTAATGGGATTATGCCATAGCCTGATTGAAGATACATTTCTTCTTTTAACCATTGGCGGGCATGTTTCCGGGGTATTCTGGGGAAGATTGATATTTTCAATTGTAGTTGTTGCTATTCTTGTACAGATAACTAAAGTTTTACCTGAAAAATTTTGCGACAAATATTTATGGAGCGTACCCAAAAGCTTCAGCACTCAAAAAGAATAA
- the secD gene encoding protein translocase subunit SecD has protein sequence MNGSLRWRIALTLLVIVLGGAYLLPTLPAIQNSAMARFLPNDKISLGLDLKGGIHLTLGVDMDKALDNTLARMGDDLRAVAREKGIIVLQPDVINGEKIEAVLLKKEQQEELNSLVKKEFNHLSVVSTVVKPDGKVTYIFAPTSEFKKYLTKLTMDQAIKTIRNRIDQFGVAEPDIRKQEGNRIQIQLPGMQDPERAIKIIGKTAHLEFKVVDDSADLEKAAKGIVAPGRQVTVIKHRLPDGSYIEKPIVLRKEAMLTGEFINDAQTRFDQFGKPYVTLSFNARGARIFERVTGENIKKRMAIVLDGKVYSAPTIQDRISGGKASITGSYTTDEAHDLAIVLRAGSLPAPVTIQEQRTVGPSLGQESIDKGVMAAVVGSALVLVFMLVYYGFAGFVADVVLILNVLLILAGLAAFGATLTLPGIAGIILTIGMAVDANVIIFERIREELRRGLTAKAAIIEGYSRATLTILDANITTVIAAVILYQFGTGPIRGFAVTLTLGIITSMFTAIFVTRIMFDIYTSKRAANASLSI, from the coding sequence ATGAACGGGAGTCTTCGTTGGAGAATTGCTCTGACTCTGCTGGTGATTGTGCTTGGAGGTGCTTACCTTCTGCCTACATTGCCTGCAATTCAGAATTCGGCCATGGCTCGTTTCCTGCCGAATGACAAAATCAGTTTAGGCCTTGACCTCAAGGGCGGTATCCATCTCACCCTCGGGGTAGACATGGATAAAGCATTGGACAATACCTTAGCCCGTATGGGGGACGACCTTAGAGCCGTTGCCAGAGAAAAAGGGATTATTGTTCTGCAGCCCGATGTTATCAATGGTGAAAAAATTGAAGCTGTTTTGCTCAAAAAAGAGCAGCAGGAAGAATTGAATTCTTTGGTAAAAAAAGAGTTTAATCATTTGAGTGTCGTCAGCACGGTTGTTAAACCTGACGGCAAAGTCACTTACATCTTTGCTCCAACTTCGGAATTTAAGAAGTATCTAACTAAGCTCACAATGGATCAGGCTATTAAAACTATCCGCAACCGTATTGACCAGTTCGGTGTTGCAGAACCTGACATCCGCAAGCAGGAAGGGAATCGTATTCAGATTCAGTTGCCCGGTATGCAGGACCCTGAAAGAGCTATCAAAATTATCGGTAAAACAGCTCACTTAGAATTTAAAGTGGTAGATGATTCTGCTGATCTTGAAAAAGCCGCTAAGGGTATTGTAGCCCCAGGACGCCAAGTAACTGTTATTAAACACAGACTGCCTGACGGATCTTACATCGAAAAGCCTATTGTTCTTAGAAAAGAAGCAATGCTTACCGGTGAATTTATTAATGATGCTCAAACCCGCTTTGACCAGTTCGGAAAACCTTATGTTACTCTCAGCTTTAACGCCAGAGGAGCTAGAATTTTCGAACGCGTTACAGGTGAGAATATTAAGAAACGGATGGCTATCGTTCTTGACGGTAAAGTCTATTCCGCTCCGACTATTCAGGACCGCATCAGCGGTGGTAAAGCAAGTATTACAGGAAGTTATACAACTGACGAAGCTCATGACCTTGCTATCGTACTCAGAGCCGGATCACTTCCTGCTCCGGTTACTATTCAGGAACAGAGAACAGTCGGACCTTCTCTTGGACAGGAATCTATTGATAAAGGCGTAATGGCTGCTGTCGTAGGTAGTGCTCTTGTTCTGGTATTCATGCTTGTATACTACGGTTTTGCCGGTTTTGTAGCAGATGTAGTGCTTATTCTTAACGTTCTTCTGATCCTGGCCGGACTGGCTGCTTTCGGAGCTACTCTGACTCTTCCGGGTATCGCGGGTATTATTCTTACCATCGGTATGGCGGTTGATGCGAACGTTATCATATTTGAGCGCATTCGCGAGGAATTAAGAAGAGGACTTACGGCTAAAGCTGCGATTATCGAAGGATACAGCAGAGCAACCCTTACTATTCTTGATGCCAATATCACAACTGTGATTGCAGCTGTTATTCTGTACCAATTCGGTACCGGACCGATCCGGGGATTTGCAGTAACACTTACTCTTGGTATTATTACCTCGATGTTTACTGCTATTTTCGTCACCCGTATCATGTTCGATATTTACACCTCCAAGCGCGCAGCTAATGCGTCGCTGAGTATTTAA
- a CDS encoding STAS domain-containing protein, translated as MELKFKEVDEITIVKLDAPELNHVVSHDFQRQIAPLFDEKKFNIALDMGNVDFMDSMGIGTLITLRNKLMKEKGTIAMFSLSDRVKKIIDIAALHKIFSIYDSENEAVEGLKQQLLS; from the coding sequence ATGGAACTTAAATTCAAAGAAGTAGATGAAATAACAATTGTTAAACTAGACGCGCCTGAACTTAATCATGTCGTCAGTCATGATTTTCAACGTCAGATTGCGCCTCTTTTTGATGAAAAAAAATTTAACATCGCACTTGATATGGGCAATGTCGACTTCATGGACAGCATGGGAATCGGAACCCTTATTACCTTGCGCAATAAACTCATGAAAGAAAAAGGCACTATTGCAATGTTCAGCCTGAGTGATCGGGTCAAAAAGATCATTGATATAGCTGCACTGCACAAAATATTTTCCATCTATGATTCAGAAAACGAAGCGGTGGAAGGACTAAAACAGCAACTTTTATCTTAG
- the secF gene encoding protein translocase subunit SecF yields the protein MGLQLIKPDTHIDFIGFKNKAFLFSAILILLGIGSLIMKGGPKYGIDFAGGIVVQVKFDKLVDVKDVKQALNDTELPGLVVQRFGHVDDNEILIRTSTSSVASEIIRKKITEDFNANLKGVNFDIQRLEMVGPKVGADLRTKAIEALYFAVLLIAIYISGRFEQRWFAAAIMAGGLFGGISLLELAGVSTSLLIFAALIITVGLCWYLKLNYALGAIVALIHDVLITVGIFSLLGKEFDLTIIAALLTIIGYSLNDTIIVFDRIRENIYGKVGKDLADTINISINQTLSRTILTSGTTLLVIVALFILGGGVIHDFALAMLIGVGIGTYSSIFVASPILIGFGPSVIEKDIPEVDAA from the coding sequence ATGGGATTGCAATTAATTAAACCCGATACTCATATTGATTTTATCGGATTCAAAAATAAAGCGTTCTTGTTTTCCGCTATTTTGATTCTGCTTGGAATCGGCTCTTTGATAATGAAGGGCGGACCCAAGTACGGTATCGACTTTGCCGGCGGTATTGTGGTTCAGGTTAAATTTGATAAGCTTGTTGATGTTAAAGACGTTAAACAAGCTCTCAATGATACTGAACTTCCAGGACTTGTAGTTCAGCGTTTCGGTCATGTTGATGATAATGAAATTCTCATCAGAACTTCCACTTCAAGCGTCGCTTCTGAAATTATTCGTAAAAAAATAACTGAGGATTTTAATGCCAACCTTAAAGGTGTTAATTTTGACATTCAGCGGCTTGAAATGGTCGGACCTAAGGTTGGTGCGGACTTAAGAACCAAGGCGATTGAAGCTCTTTATTTTGCAGTACTTCTTATTGCAATTTATATTTCCGGCCGTTTTGAACAACGTTGGTTTGCCGCCGCTATAATGGCTGGTGGACTCTTCGGCGGAATCAGCTTGCTCGAGTTGGCAGGGGTCTCGACCTCTTTACTTATCTTTGCCGCGCTTATTATTACAGTCGGCTTATGTTGGTATTTAAAACTTAATTACGCGCTGGGGGCTATTGTCGCCCTTATTCATGACGTGCTTATAACCGTCGGGATATTCTCTTTGCTCGGCAAAGAGTTTGACCTTACGATTATCGCGGCTCTGCTGACGATTATCGGTTATTCACTGAATGATACTATCATCGTTTTCGACCGTATCCGTGAAAATATTTATGGAAAGGTCGGAAAAGATCTTGCTGACACTATTAATATCAGTATTAACCAGACTCTCAGTAGAACAATCTTAACTTCAGGCACTACCTTGCTTGTAATTGTCGCCTTGTTCATTTTGGGTGGCGGGGTTATTCATGACTTTGCTCTGGCAATGTTGATCGGTGTCGGTATCGGAACTTACTCTTCAATCTTTGTTGCAAGTCCGATTCTTATCGGATTCGGTCCAAGTGTAATTGAAAAGGATATTCCAGAAGTAGACGCTGCATAA
- a CDS encoding histidine kinase dimerization/phosphoacceptor domain -containing protein, whose product MHKPPRILTIDDDEGVRLSIANYLEDSGYFVLQATNGAEGLDVFRRKYPDVVLLDLRMPEVDGLSVLKTLGQEAPLTPVIVVSGTGAFEDVIATIRLGAWDYIPKPILDLKELESSIVRTIERARLLVENERYKKELEIKIRERTEELQRTNLILSEEITARKASERLVRESLSEKEVMLKEIHHRVKNNLQVISSLLSLQSGYTEDVESRNMLRECQHRVRSMSMLHERLYRSEDLSRIDMKEYAQTLMNFLLRSYSIDNNIHPAFDISDIHLGIDSAIPCGLIINELLSNSLRHAFPDKKQGNLFVSMSRKGNDINLTVSDDGIGLPENFKIGSTKTLGMTLVETLSQQLCGKMIIDKTIGTSFQIIFPAKTQAC is encoded by the coding sequence ATGCATAAACCTCCGCGAATACTAACAATTGATGATGATGAAGGAGTTAGACTCTCAATTGCCAACTATCTTGAAGATAGTGGATACTTCGTATTGCAGGCGACAAACGGGGCAGAAGGACTTGACGTTTTTCGCAGAAAATACCCTGACGTGGTTCTTCTTGATTTAAGAATGCCGGAAGTAGACGGTCTTTCTGTTCTTAAAACACTCGGACAGGAAGCCCCGCTGACACCTGTTATTGTTGTTTCAGGAACAGGGGCATTTGAAGACGTCATTGCAACAATAAGACTTGGAGCGTGGGATTATATTCCAAAACCTATTCTTGACTTAAAAGAACTTGAGTCATCAATTGTAAGAACCATTGAACGAGCCAGACTTCTTGTTGAGAATGAACGGTACAAAAAAGAATTAGAGATAAAAATAAGAGAACGCACAGAAGAACTTCAACGGACCAATTTGATTCTTTCTGAAGAAATTACAGCACGTAAGGCTTCTGAGAGACTAGTTAGAGAATCACTTTCGGAAAAAGAAGTTATGCTGAAAGAAATTCATCATCGCGTTAAAAACAACCTTCAGGTTATTTCCAGCTTGCTCAGCCTCCAAAGCGGCTATACTGAAGATGTTGAATCCAGAAATATGTTACGGGAATGTCAGCATAGAGTCCGTTCAATGTCTATGCTGCATGAGCGACTTTACCGTTCAGAGGATCTCTCGCGAATAGATATGAAAGAGTACGCTCAGACACTTATGAACTTTCTGCTGAGATCCTACTCTATTGATAACAACATACACCCCGCATTCGATATTAGTGATATTCACCTTGGTATAGATTCCGCAATTCCGTGCGGATTAATAATAAACGAACTTCTCTCTAATTCACTTAGACACGCCTTTCCCGACAAAAAGCAAGGCAACCTTTTTGTCTCAATGTCACGCAAAGGAAACGACATAAATTTGACAGTTTCTGACGATGGAATAGGATTGCCGGAAAACTTTAAAATAGGAAGCACAAAAACGCTTGGCATGACTTTGGTTGAAACCCTCTCACAACAGCTCTGCGGAAAAATGATAATTGATAAAACGATTGGAACATCTTTCCAAATCATTTTTCCAGCTAAAACTCAGGCTTGCTAG
- a CDS encoding aldehyde ferredoxin oxidoreductase family protein, with translation MPRILRINTRTKEFIFEELGEYAGLGGRALTSKLVNKEVPADCHPLSSSNKLVFAAGILANTGAANSGRLSCGAKSPLTGGIKESNTGGQFAQVLPRLDLLAIVFEDKPAQDAPFSIIEIYADKVVFKDATAIAGKDNYPAHEELKKMYGEKVVTALAGPAGEQCLAASTIQFSDPHLNPARSAGRGGMGAVMGSKKVKAVVLDPAASGRTNAADPEKFKVARKRWTEILTGHPVTGEGLPAYGTSILVNIINEAGALPTKNFRTGRFDDVADISGERIAEIIESRNGKTKEGCHTGCVIQCSQRYNDKNGDYLTSGFEYETVWGFGANCLVKDIDTIATMDRVCDEKGIDTIEMGCTMGVAMDGGILEWGDGDGALALLRKVGSADPMGRIIGNGTVFAGKAFGVDRIPTVKGQALPAYDPRSVKGIGVTYATTPMGGDHTAGYAVATNILKIGGDVDPLSREGQIELSKNLQIATASIDALGLCLFVAFAVLDTADAVQCICDLVAASHGIEFTADDFIALGVNTLKNELEFNANAGFTKFDDQLPRFFSEETLEPHNTIWDYSVEELQAAKV, from the coding sequence ATGCCTAGAATACTAAGAATTAATACTCGTACTAAAGAATTTATTTTTGAAGAACTTGGCGAATACGCAGGACTCGGCGGTCGCGCACTTACTTCTAAACTTGTAAATAAAGAAGTACCTGCTGATTGCCATCCGCTTTCCTCTTCAAATAAACTTGTTTTTGCTGCCGGTATTCTTGCTAATACCGGAGCAGCCAACTCCGGCAGACTTTCCTGTGGTGCTAAATCTCCGCTTACCGGCGGGATTAAGGAAAGTAACACCGGCGGACAATTTGCTCAGGTTCTGCCTAGACTTGATCTTCTGGCGATTGTTTTTGAAGACAAACCTGCACAAGATGCTCCGTTTTCAATTATAGAAATTTATGCTGACAAAGTTGTGTTCAAAGACGCCACGGCAATAGCCGGTAAAGATAATTATCCTGCACATGAAGAACTTAAGAAAATGTATGGCGAAAAGGTTGTAACCGCTTTGGCCGGTCCGGCTGGTGAACAATGTCTTGCCGCTTCTACAATTCAATTCTCTGATCCGCACTTAAACCCTGCCAGATCTGCCGGACGCGGAGGTATGGGCGCAGTTATGGGATCTAAGAAAGTCAAAGCTGTAGTTCTTGATCCTGCTGCTTCAGGACGCACCAATGCAGCTGATCCTGAAAAGTTTAAAGTTGCCCGTAAGCGCTGGACTGAAATCCTGACAGGACATCCTGTAACCGGAGAAGGGCTTCCTGCGTATGGAACTTCTATTCTTGTTAATATTATTAACGAAGCAGGCGCATTGCCGACAAAGAACTTCCGTACAGGTCGTTTTGATGATGTTGCTGACATTTCCGGCGAAAGAATCGCTGAAATTATTGAATCGCGTAACGGTAAAACAAAAGAAGGCTGTCACACCGGATGTGTTATTCAGTGTTCACAGCGTTACAATGATAAAAATGGTGATTATTTAACTTCAGGATTTGAATATGAAACAGTATGGGGTTTCGGAGCCAACTGTTTAGTTAAAGATATTGATACCATTGCTACTATGGACCGTGTTTGCGACGAGAAGGGTATCGATACCATCGAAATGGGTTGTACCATGGGCGTAGCAATGGATGGCGGAATTCTGGAATGGGGTGACGGTGATGGTGCTCTTGCTCTTTTGAGAAAGGTCGGATCTGCTGATCCAATGGGCCGCATTATCGGAAACGGAACTGTCTTTGCCGGTAAAGCTTTCGGTGTTGATCGTATTCCTACCGTCAAAGGTCAGGCACTTCCTGCGTACGATCCACGTTCCGTAAAGGGTATAGGCGTTACTTATGCTACAACCCCTATGGGCGGCGACCATACTGCCGGATACGCAGTTGCTACCAATATTCTTAAAATAGGTGGAGATGTTGATCCGCTTTCCAGAGAAGGGCAGATTGAACTGTCTAAAAACCTCCAGATAGCTACTGCATCGATTGATGCTTTAGGGTTATGTCTCTTCGTTGCATTTGCTGTTCTTGATACTGCAGACGCCGTTCAGTGTATCTGCGATTTAGTTGCAGCATCGCACGGTATTGAATTTACTGCTGACGACTTTATCGCTCTTGGAGTTAATACTCTTAAGAACGAACTAGAATTCAATGCGAACGCAGGATTCACAAAGTTTGATGATCAGCTTCCGCGTTTCTTCAGTGAAGAAACCCTCGAGCCTCACAATACCATCTGGGATTACTCAGTAGAAGAACTTCAAGCTGCTAAAGTTTAA
- a CDS encoding tRNA (cytidine(34)-2'-O)-methyltransferase: protein MNPFSIVLFEPEIPPNTGNIARLCAGTDTKLHLIEPLGFSISDKHLKRAGLDYWPSVKLSVWKNWQDFMKNVEIGRLVTTSAKRGTSLFKFEFKPGDHLVFGPETRGLPEWMFKDITHAINIPTTKQIRSLNLSTSAGIILYQALASLNDDALFE from the coding sequence ATGAACCCTTTCAGTATTGTTCTTTTTGAACCTGAAATTCCACCAAACACCGGCAATATAGCCAGACTTTGCGCAGGCACGGATACCAAGCTTCACCTCATTGAACCGCTTGGTTTTTCTATATCAGATAAACATCTAAAACGTGCAGGCCTCGATTACTGGCCAAGCGTTAAACTTTCTGTATGGAAAAACTGGCAAGACTTCATGAAAAATGTTGAAATAGGCCGACTTGTGACAACCAGTGCGAAGCGTGGAACCTCGTTATTCAAATTTGAATTTAAACCTGGCGACCACCTCGTATTCGGACCTGAAACACGCGGACTGCCAGAATGGATGTTTAAGGATATTACACACGCAATAAATATCCCTACAACCAAACAAATTAGAAGTTTAAACCTTTCAACTTCAGCCGGAATTATTTTATATCAAGCTCTTGCAAGTTTAAATGACGATGCACTGTTTGAATAA